Below is a genomic region from Paenibacillus rhizovicinus.
CGCTCCGACTTGACGGACAAAGCGGGCATCACGGTCGCCCCTGATTCCATCAAGACGATCGATGACGTCGAAGGCCTGCTTCGCGATCTGAAGAAAGCTTATCCGAACGATAAGCTGTACCGTTCGACACCTTTGCCGATCTATATGATTCGCGATGAGTGGGTTGACCTGAACTTCCACGGCTTGGGCTTCTATCTCAACGACCCGAAAGTTACGGTACAACCGGTCGAGCAGCAGCCGTTCTATTTGGAAGCGGTACAGAAAGCGAAATTGTGGTATGACGATAAGCTGATCAACCGCGACGCGATGATCGACAAGGCGGATGGCGCGGCTGAATGGCGTAACGGCAAGACGCTGCTTACGCAAACATCGCATGAATGGGCGAATGCGGATCCTGGTTTCTCCGATCCGTCGTTCAAACAGCAAATGTCCCTGCTTTACCCGGATAAGAAACAAGTAAACCGTACCGCGCTGGCTAACGTAGTTGCCATCAACCGCAACTCCAAGCATGCGGACCGCGTCCTTCGTTTCCTCGACATGGTGGAGACGGATCAGAAGCTGTACGATCTCTTGCAATACGGTATCGAAGGCAAAACCTACAAACTGGACGGAGATACGGCTGTATATCCGGACGGCATGGACACAACGACGAGCAATTACATGGAGTGGGGCGGCCAATGGGCGTTCTGGAAACCGCAATTCATGCGTCCGACGTCGACGTATCCGAAAGACTTCTGGCTGCATGAGGCCGAATTTGCCGCTGAGCCGGAGAACGTGAATTCCCCGGTGGATGGTCTATTCATCGCCGAAGATACGATGAAGAATGAACTCGCGAAGCGCGACCAAGCGTCCGACGAGATCAGCAAGCCGCTGGAATACGGAATTACGAAAGATGCAGCGAAGGAAGTCAGTTCGTATATCGAGAAGCAGAAGGGTAACGGCCTCGACAAAATCGTGTCCGAGACGCAAAAGCAAATCGACGCCTATCTGACTACGCAAGCCAAATAATAGGCATTTCGTGATCAACATCTAGAAATTAGCAGCTGTATACCATCCAGAAAACA
It encodes:
- a CDS encoding DUF3502 domain-containing protein; this encodes MRKQKARVPMLLAVMMLFTAMLVACGGNNGNNNSSGNSGTTGNTGNGGNTSGNTDAKSGNGNTAKTEDEVTLKFYFGGDKKSATDEVWSTISDYVKGKGLNVKFDINFIPFTDFKDKMLVMAASGDSWDMNFDGDWLSYKLMAAKGSYMALNDLLPQYAPNLYKKYQEQGTLSAATVNGQIVGLPWTMKMNQRLYAGWRSDLTDKAGITVAPDSIKTIDDVEGLLRDLKKAYPNDKLYRSTPLPIYMIRDEWVDLNFHGLGFYLNDPKVTVQPVEQQPFYLEAVQKAKLWYDDKLINRDAMIDKADGAAEWRNGKTLLTQTSHEWANADPGFSDPSFKQQMSLLYPDKKQVNRTALANVVAINRNSKHADRVLRFLDMVETDQKLYDLLQYGIEGKTYKLDGDTAVYPDGMDTTTSNYMEWGGQWAFWKPQFMRPTSTYPKDFWLHEAEFAAEPENVNSPVDGLFIAEDTMKNELAKRDQASDEISKPLEYGITKDAAKEVSSYIEKQKGNGLDKIVSETQKQIDAYLTTQAK